GCCGCGCTCATCCCGACCGGGAAGCCCAGCGACGCGCCGATCCCCCAGAGCGCGACGCCGGCGATCGCCACCGGTCCGGACCCGGCGAGCACCGCCACGCCCGCGCCGAACGTGGCGAGCAGGATCGTGGCCGACAGGACGGGCACCCGACCCCACCGGTCGAGCGCGACCGTGCCCACCGTGCGCCCCAGGGTCATGCCGACGACGAAGACGCCGAAGACGGCGGCCCCGGCCGCCTCGCTGAGGTCGTACCCGTCGATGAAGGCGACGGCGAGCCAGTCGTTGGCGCTGCCCTCGGCGAACGCCGCCACCAGCACCAGCAGCCCGATGAGCAGGGTTCGCGGCTCCCGCCAGGCGGCGAGCAGGTCGCGGCGGCGCTCGGCCGGGGCGGCCGACGCCGAGGAGGTGCCGGCCTCGGCCGCCGGCAGGAACGACCGGACGGCCAGCAGCGTGCCGAGCAGCACCACCGCGGCCAGGACGGCGAGGTGCGCGGCGACCGGTACGCCGAGGCGGGCGGACCCGGCACCGAGCCCGGCGCCGGCCACGGAACCGAGGCTCCACGCAGCGTGGAAGCGGGGCATGATGGTACGCCCGAGCCTCCGCTCGACCACCGCGCCCTCGACGTTCATCGCCACGTCGCAGATGCCGGAGCCGTAGCCGAGCGCGCACAGCCCCACCGCGACCCCGGGCAGGGAACCGGTCGGGGCGGCGACCCCGGCCACGGTCAGCCCCGCCGCGACGAGCGCGCTGCCGAGGGCCACCGTGCGGGCCGTACCGAGCCGCTGCGCCACCAGGCCGGCGGTGGGCATCGCCAGCAACGAGCCGACGGACATGGCGAGCAGGAGCAGCCCGAGCCGGCCCGCGCTGAGCCCGAGCGCGTCGCGGACGGCGGGCACCCGGGAGAACCAGGTGGCCACGGCCAGGCCGTTGAGCGCGAAGACCACGGCCACGCCGGTGCGGGCGGCCAACACCACCCGGGGTACGGCCGGGGGCGGCGCGGTGGGCGGGGCGGCGGTGCGGCTCACGGTGGCGGTCCTCTCGCCTCGGGTGGTCTGCCGTCCGATCCCACACCTGAGAGCGCTCTCAGGACAACCCGGTCCCGCCCCTTACCGTCGGCGCGCCGGGGAGGGATGATTCGGTCGACCGTCCACGCCGCGACGGCCGAATCACGGGGAGGACCGGGATGACGACGACGCACCGACCACCGACCCTCCAGGACGTCGCCCGGGTGGCGGGGGTCTCCCGGGCCACCGCCTCGCGGGTGATCGCCGGCACCGGCTACGCCTCCCCCGCCGCCCGTGAACGGGTGAGTCGAGCCGCCGACCGGCTCGGCTACGCGCCGAACCCGGCGGCCCGCGCGCTGGTCCGGGGCACCGGGTTCCGGCTGGTGGTGGCGGTGACCGGCACCGCCGCCACGGTCCTCGACGACCCGTACGTCCACCGGGTGCTCGGCGCGTGCGCCCGGGTCTGCGCCCCGCACGGGCTCGGGGTGACACTGCACTGGCTGCCCACCCGGGCGCCGGGCGAGGTGCGCCGGCTGGCCGGGGACCGCGGCGTCGGCGGGGTCGTCCTGATCAACACCACCGAGGGGGTGCTGGACGCGGTCCCGGCGAGGCTGCGCGGCCGGGTGGCCTCGATCGGCATCGGCTCCGCCCTCGTACCGGCCTTCGACGTGGACAACGGCGGCGG
The nucleotide sequence above comes from Micromonospora sp. M71_S20. Encoded proteins:
- a CDS encoding MFS transporter, with amino-acid sequence MSRTAAPPTAPPPAVPRVVLAARTGVAVVFALNGLAVATWFSRVPAVRDALGLSAGRLGLLLLAMSVGSLLAMPTAGLVAQRLGTARTVALGSALVAAGLTVAGVAAPTGSLPGVAVGLCALGYGSGICDVAMNVEGAVVERRLGRTIMPRFHAAWSLGSVAGAGLGAGSARLGVPVAAHLAVLAAVVLLGTLLAVRSFLPAAEAGTSSASAAPAERRRDLLAAWREPRTLLIGLLVLVAAFAEGSANDWLAVAFIDGYDLSEAAGAAVFGVFVVGMTLGRTVGTVALDRWGRVPVLSATILLATFGAGVAVLAGSGPVAIAGVALWGIGASLGFPVGMSAAADEEQRAPARVSVVAVIGYTAFLAGPPLLGLLGDRVGTLHALLVVPLLLLPTLALVPATRPPAR
- a CDS encoding LacI family DNA-binding transcriptional regulator; protein product: MTTTHRPPTLQDVARVAGVSRATASRVIAGTGYASPAARERVSRAADRLGYAPNPAARALVRGTGFRLVVAVTGTAATVLDDPYVHRVLGACARVCAPHGLGVTLHWLPTRAPGEVRRLAGDRGVGGVVLINTTEGVLDAVPARLRGRVASIGIGSALVPAFDVDNGGGTEAVVRHLYATGRRRIAMVTGPRWLSCAGRSVGAYRRIVRDAALPERLVPGDFSADRGRAAAREVLERWPDTDAIVGSSDATALGVIDRLRGDGVQVPGDVAVTGFDDIPLAAMTTPALTTATHPVTQIATAAATAVLDGRPVPPATMFPSRLVRRVSG